Proteins encoded by one window of Carassius auratus strain Wakin chromosome 8, ASM336829v1, whole genome shotgun sequence:
- the LOC113106826 gene encoding lysine-specific demethylase 5B-B-like: MTQRGPSEFTPPPECPVFEPSWEEFADPFAFINKIRPIAEKTGICKVRPPPDWQPPFACDVDRLHFTPRIQRLNELEAQTRVKLNFLDQIAKFWELQGCTLKIPHVERKILDLYQLNKLVAE, translated from the exons ATGACCCAGCGGGGCCCGTCCGAGTTTACCCCACCGCCCGAGTGTCCGGTGTTCGAGCCCAGTTGGGAGGAATTTGCAGACCCGTTTGCGTTTATCAATAAAATCCGACCCATTGCCGAGAAAACCGGTATCTGCAAGGTTCGACCGCCGCCG gaTTGGCAGCCTCCATTTGCATGTGACGTTGACAGACTTCATTTTACTCCACGAATCCAGAGGCTCAACGAGCTTGAG GCTCAAACAAGAGTTAAACTCAACTTCTTGGACCAAATTGCCAAGTTTTGGGAACTACAAGGATGCACACTTAAAATTCCACATGTGGAGCGGAAGATCCTCGATCTGTACCAGCTCAACAAA TTGGTTGCAGAG